The genomic window CCGCAGGTGCGCGTGGACCTGCTGGAGGCCAACAGCGCCGAGCAGGTGCTGGGCCTGCAGCAGCTGCGGCTGGACGTGGCGCTGGTGCACTCCACCCTGCCGCCCGAGGGCATCGCCAGCGAGCTGATCGTGGAAGAGCCCTTCGTCGCCTGCCTGCCCCCGCGCCACCGGCTGCGCCGTGCCGCCGACGTGGACCTGGCGGAGTTGAAGAACGACCGGCTGATCCTGTTCTCCAGCCTGGTGTCACCCACCTACCACCAGCGCATCTACGAGATGTGCCTGGCGCACGGCTTTGCACCCGAGGTGCGCCACGAGGTGCGCCACTGGCTGTCGGTGCTGTCGATGGTGTCGCTGGAGCTGGGCGTGGCGCTGGTGCCTGCGTCGCTGCAGCGCGTGGGCTTTCCGCGCCTGGCTTTCAAGCCGCTGCGCGGCGAGCATCCCTCATCCGAGATGTGGGCCATGTGGCGCCGCGCGCCCGACAACCCCCTGGTGCGGGCGCTGCTGCAACACCTGCAGCAGGCGCAACCGGATCAGGCGGCCAAGGTGTCGCGGCCGTCCAGGTAGGGGCGCAGCGCCGCCGGAATGCGGATCGAGCCGTCGGCCTGCTGGTGGTTTTCCAGCACCGCCACCAGCGCGCGGCCCACGGCCACGCCCGAGCCGTTGAGGGTGTGCACCAGCTCGTTCTTGCCC from Burkholderiaceae bacterium includes these protein-coding regions:
- a CDS encoding LysR family transcriptional regulator; the encoded protein is MELRLLHYFVTLAEELHFGRAAQRLFISQPPLSVAIRQLEDELRAQLFERSSKGVRLTAAGEHLLERARQLLALSRQTAQETQDVAQGTRGHLRLGFVGSSLYRGLPQALERLQQSHPQVRVDLLEANSAEQVLGLQQLRLDVALVHSTLPPEGIASELIVEEPFVACLPPRHRLRRAADVDLAELKNDRLILFSSLVSPTYHQRIYEMCLAHGFAPEVRHEVRHWLSVLSMVSLELGVALVPASLQRVGFPRLAFKPLRGEHPSSEMWAMWRRAPDNPLVRALLQHLQQAQPDQAAKVSRPSR